A portion of the Actomonas aquatica genome contains these proteins:
- a CDS encoding alpha/beta hydrolase family protein produces the protein MNSLRILCLLSVLSCVHSWSKADVAWLPADVPPAPAEGPALCPRDFVTPAVGAEILLAAEAAYPTRGDWVGYGELVKQRIRDGAGLTPWPRSLGAEPILHSVREFDGYSVANVALETVPGYWATGNLYRPLGREGPFPIVLTTHGHSGGGLDKPGGLANHGRFGPSVQVRAATLARMGAIVFAVDMFGYGDNQVALGSSAHRSVAAFPLHLVNGTRLLDWLLALPDADASRVAMTGASGGGTQTFMLTALDERIGVSVPVVMVSSYFFGGCACESGVPVHRSADHFASNAMVAALAAPRPMLVISDGKDWTQYTPQTEFPFLQRIYAQAGAPDHVGNAHFPDEGHDYGPNKRAAMYAFVARELALDASAVDETRCTMQAPEALRVFDETHPLPSHAATTPEAVLEALKSLQ, from the coding sequence ATGAACTCCCTTAGAATTCTCTGCCTCTTGTCCGTGTTGAGTTGTGTCCATTCGTGGTCAAAGGCCGACGTTGCGTGGCTGCCGGCGGATGTGCCTCCGGCGCCGGCGGAAGGACCGGCGTTGTGCCCGCGTGATTTTGTGACGCCGGCGGTCGGGGCGGAGATTCTGCTCGCGGCCGAGGCCGCGTATCCAACGCGTGGTGACTGGGTCGGCTACGGTGAGCTCGTGAAGCAGCGTATTCGAGACGGCGCCGGTCTCACGCCCTGGCCGCGCAGTCTGGGCGCGGAGCCGATCCTTCATTCGGTCCGTGAATTCGACGGCTACTCCGTGGCCAACGTCGCGCTGGAAACGGTGCCCGGTTATTGGGCCACCGGTAACTTGTATCGTCCGCTCGGTCGGGAAGGACCGTTTCCGATCGTGCTCACCACCCACGGTCACAGCGGTGGCGGTTTGGACAAACCAGGCGGACTTGCCAATCACGGTCGTTTTGGTCCGTCGGTGCAGGTGCGCGCGGCCACCCTGGCCCGGATGGGCGCCATCGTGTTCGCGGTCGATATGTTTGGTTACGGGGACAACCAGGTTGCCCTCGGTTCCTCGGCCCATCGCTCGGTGGCGGCGTTTCCGCTGCACCTCGTCAACGGCACGCGCCTCCTCGATTGGTTGCTCGCCTTGCCCGACGCCGATGCCTCCCGCGTGGCCATGACCGGCGCGTCCGGCGGGGGCACGCAGACCTTCATGCTCACCGCGCTTGATGAGCGTATCGGCGTGAGTGTGCCCGTCGTCATGGTGTCGTCCTATTTCTTCGGCGGTTGCGCGTGTGAAAGTGGCGTGCCGGTGCATCGCAGCGCCGACCATTTTGCCAGCAACGCGATGGTGGCGGCACTGGCGGCACCGCGGCCCATGCTCGTCATCTCCGATGGCAAGGACTGGACGCAATACACTCCGCAGACGGAGTTCCCGTTCCTGCAACGCATTTACGCGCAGGCCGGTGCGCCGGACCACGTCGGGAACGCCCATTTCCCGGACGAAGGTCACGACTACGGACCCAACAAACGGGCGGCGATGTATGCCTTCGTCGCGCGCGAGTTGGCTTTGGACGCCAGTGCGGTCGACGAGACGCGCTGCACGATGCAGGCGCCGGAAGCGCTGCGTGTCTTCGATGAGACTCACCCCTTGCCCTCACACGCCGCGACGACTCCGGAAGCGGTGCTAGAAGCCCTGAAATCCCTGCAATGA
- a CDS encoding family 78 glycoside hydrolase catalytic domain, translating to MKWVRRFLFALGLAVLSAIASAANLTIHQLECDDAVNPLGVDVLQPRLGWRLTAPEGVRGVRQTAYEIVIATTPERLSADNADLWATGKVASGKTVHIRYAGEPLQSSQQVWWKARVWDENDNASAWSDPATWTMGLLRAGDWGGQWITAAEASPVLLLRREITVGPGLERALLHVTGMGSYEASINGGKISDDLLGPGWTDFAKTMLYDTRDVTAQLTEGANVLGLTVADGMANVFRVEGRFAKFVGSFGEKRARAHLELRYADGRIETVVTDPAWQTHAGPQTFAGIYGGEDYDARLLPVGWDTPSYDATAWPAAVAIAGPGGELRGHSRNTEPVQRIEVREPVNLRELSDSVTLYDFGQNTSFIAHLTVSGPAGSVVKMTGGEIVNEDGTINRSTMGGAHRGSAWWSYTKATDEVETWFPQFYYLGSRYLYVERFAAAEGAALPVVERVTQDIVHSTAAPAGHFASSDETLNRIHELVRWAQRSNMVSLLTDCPHREKLGWLEQTHLNGPALRFEWDHDRLAAKIARDMADAQTEEGLIPNVAPEYVVFKGTYRRAAEWGAAFFAVPWQHYQFTGDDTLLRELYPQMRLYLAYLESKSVDGLLDEGLGDWYDYELGITKRANLTPGKITGSAFLYQNLSYMAQIARVLGHDDEAGRYFASAQSLRAAYLDAYFRPDSPEIIGTGTQTSKALPLAMGMLNLDQAAFVENSLVQQVEEMNYFQSGAAGIRYLLIALADAGRSDLIFKIATNPELPGYAYQLAQGATSLTESWPAFKGASQNHFFLGQIVEWMYRDLVGIWPSQPGFSETLLMPTPIEALTWAEASHDTVRGTITARWERHEGRLRYTVTIPPNTTAVLMLPAKDDTITEGGHPVQDAKGVEWHRRVGERVQLGLQSGSYVFESNL from the coding sequence ATGAAATGGGTCCGTCGTTTTCTCTTCGCCCTGGGTTTGGCGGTGCTGTCCGCCATCGCGTCAGCCGCCAATCTCACGATCCATCAACTGGAGTGCGACGATGCGGTGAACCCGCTCGGCGTCGATGTGCTCCAGCCGCGCCTGGGTTGGCGCCTCACTGCGCCCGAGGGCGTGCGTGGGGTTCGCCAGACCGCCTACGAGATCGTGATCGCGACCACGCCTGAACGTCTCTCCGCGGACAACGCCGACCTCTGGGCGACCGGCAAGGTGGCGAGCGGAAAAACGGTCCATATCCGCTACGCAGGTGAGCCGCTGCAATCCTCGCAACAGGTGTGGTGGAAGGCTCGCGTGTGGGACGAAAACGACAACGCGTCCGCGTGGAGTGATCCCGCCACCTGGACCATGGGCCTGCTGCGGGCGGGCGATTGGGGTGGGCAGTGGATCACCGCGGCCGAGGCGTCGCCGGTGCTGCTGCTGCGGCGCGAAATTACGGTCGGCCCGGGCTTGGAGCGCGCCCTCCTGCACGTGACCGGCATGGGCAGTTATGAGGCCTCCATCAACGGCGGGAAGATCAGTGACGATCTGCTCGGTCCGGGCTGGACCGACTTCGCCAAAACCATGCTCTACGACACGCGGGATGTAACCGCGCAACTGACGGAAGGCGCCAACGTGCTCGGACTCACCGTGGCCGATGGCATGGCCAACGTGTTTCGGGTCGAGGGCCGCTTCGCCAAATTTGTGGGCAGCTTCGGCGAGAAACGAGCCCGCGCGCATCTTGAGCTGCGCTACGCCGACGGTCGTATCGAAACCGTGGTGACGGATCCCGCCTGGCAAACGCACGCCGGTCCGCAGACCTTTGCCGGCATCTACGGCGGGGAAGACTACGATGCGCGCCTCCTGCCGGTTGGCTGGGATACGCCCAGCTACGATGCGACGGCCTGGCCGGCCGCGGTGGCGATCGCCGGCCCCGGCGGCGAACTGCGCGGGCACTCGCGCAACACCGAACCCGTGCAACGCATCGAGGTGCGCGAGCCGGTGAACCTGCGGGAACTCAGCGACAGCGTGACGCTTTACGATTTTGGCCAGAACACCTCGTTCATCGCGCACCTCACCGTGAGTGGACCGGCCGGATCGGTCGTGAAGATGACCGGCGGCGAAATCGTCAACGAGGACGGCACCATCAACCGCAGCACCATGGGCGGCGCCCACCGCGGCAGCGCGTGGTGGAGCTACACCAAAGCCACGGACGAGGTCGAAACCTGGTTCCCGCAGTTCTATTACCTCGGCTCCCGTTACCTCTACGTCGAACGTTTCGCCGCCGCGGAAGGCGCGGCGCTGCCGGTCGTGGAGCGGGTGACGCAGGACATCGTGCATTCGACTGCCGCGCCGGCGGGGCATTTCGCCAGTTCGGATGAGACGCTCAACCGCATCCATGAGCTCGTGCGCTGGGCGCAGCGTTCCAACATGGTCTCGCTGCTCACCGATTGTCCGCACCGCGAAAAGTTGGGCTGGCTGGAGCAGACCCACCTCAACGGCCCGGCCCTGCGCTTCGAGTGGGACCACGATCGACTCGCGGCCAAGATCGCACGCGACATGGCCGACGCGCAGACCGAGGAAGGCCTCATCCCGAATGTCGCGCCCGAGTATGTCGTCTTCAAAGGCACCTACCGCCGCGCCGCCGAGTGGGGCGCCGCTTTCTTCGCGGTGCCGTGGCAACATTACCAGTTCACCGGCGACGACACCCTGCTGCGCGAGCTGTATCCGCAGATGCGGCTCTACCTCGCCTACCTCGAGAGCAAGTCCGTCGACGGTCTGCTCGATGAAGGCCTGGGCGATTGGTATGACTATGAGTTGGGCATCACCAAGCGCGCCAACCTGACGCCCGGAAAAATCACCGGCTCGGCCTTCCTGTATCAGAATTTAAGTTACATGGCACAGATCGCGCGGGTGCTCGGTCACGACGACGAGGCCGGCCGGTATTTTGCATCGGCGCAGTCGTTGCGCGCCGCCTACCTCGACGCCTACTTCCGACCGGACTCGCCGGAGATCATCGGGACCGGCACCCAGACCTCGAAGGCGCTGCCGCTGGCAATGGGCATGCTCAACCTCGACCAGGCCGCGTTCGTGGAGAACTCCTTGGTGCAGCAGGTTGAGGAGATGAACTACTTTCAGTCCGGCGCGGCGGGCATCCGTTACCTGCTCATCGCGCTGGCTGACGCCGGACGCTCCGACCTGATCTTCAAGATCGCGACCAATCCGGAATTGCCGGGTTACGCCTACCAACTCGCGCAAGGCGCCACCTCGCTGACCGAGTCCTGGCCGGCGTTTAAGGGCGCCTCGCAGAATCACTTCTTCCTCGGGCAAATCGTCGAGTGGATGTATCGCGATCTCGTGGGTATCTGGCCGTCGCAACCCGGGTTTAGCGAAACGTTGCTGATGCCGACTCCGATCGAGGCGCTGACGTGGGCGGAAGCGTCACACGATACCGTGCGCGGCACGATCACGGCGCGCTGGGAGCGCCACGAAGGTCGCTTGCGTTATACCGTGACGATTCCGCCCAACACCACCGCTGTCTTAATGCTGCCGGCTAAGGACGACACGATCACGGAAGGTGGACACCCGGTGCAGGACGCGAAGGGCGTCGAATGGCACCGGCGGGTAGGGGAGCGGGTGCAGCTCGGACTCCAGTCCGGCAGCTACGTCTTCGAATCGAACCTGTGA
- a CDS encoding exo-alpha-sialidase: MTSLLSGTPFGSTSVATSVSEWLARRALHSLTLVATMVVGLTAPALHAAEDITPMENLPDAPTVVAAIRTLGGDATSRVVSLNGTWSFQLAPNDDAANALRKFYEPDFDATAFQPIAVPGCWTSLGFEEPHYINGTKSEGFYRRAFTAPAEADGRRVLLRFGGVWQSAEVWLNGQLLGRHDSGFTGFGFDASKVLKPGALNELAVRVRQQTPLFKLDANDDWGMPGIYRDVWLEIMPKEWNLESVETVTDFDESFTDATLQVRAFVMRNERADFFAPSPPFEVRAILSRDGQVVQTANFTGTVTGAHNSREVLLELPVKAPAPWTAETPNLYDLRVEVRRDDAVVHAWEDRIGFREVTIDGPVFKLNGQPIKLRGVARHDEHPDVGRATHREHWLEDIRLMKAANINAVRTSHYPPAEGFIRLCDELGLYVIEEVPLGFGGDRMSDPSYAEGAYLRMHETVTRDRNRPSVLVWSLGNEDPFSALHLAVLRALKGLDPTRPTLLPFRADEYLPPEVDILAPHYWKAKQYAAFAAVAQRPVITTEVSHAFGAEDFGEHDLRWDALTQFPAGAGAMIWTWADQGLRRKVNGREVLDPMADKAKMTRDGSELVREADAGPGEIYDSHGNHGTDGIVNADRSPQIDYWETRSAYAPVRVLVDHLPWTEGQPTVTVPLRNDYDFTNLSALTVHWSLFADADLVAQGSLPLQAAPHAKTSITVPTAPIAAIDVGALYLQLRFTDAAGRDVVTRSVQLGEVRAPAINRAESRFAVEEADGKLAIGTRDATYTFDRATGALSGLRIGDEAWVDGSEFLLWRKATYSERNVLDRRKVQHDWNTFLQGLPATVTAWSAENHVSTYVIRSTVDYTADANNHFTVDYTWTLTNEGVLTVDYEVSAQAEVEWLLELGIGLHLKDQPLSAEWVGWGPGKNLPNRHGSARFGQWSMPVFSGEARSTRSGVDWLRVHAQRSALLVQGLQAFRFDNRGKAGEGFNLRLLNDLAGAWVKGGPPERAEWRLDLTDGQGTFRGSLTLEPAVNVPFAAPAHPAVLRSEIINPNPPYPECHASTIVELADGTLAASWFGGTKERNPDVEIWFTRYENGAWQPARSVATGVQADGSDRQPTWNPVLFAPANAPLQLFYKVGPHPSTWWGEVITSTDGGLSWSAPRRLPDGIIGPVKNKPVIAPDGAWLSPTSTEGNKDGWLVHFERSTDHGATWTIAGPVDKGADFGLDGIQPSILFHPDGRLQAVGRTRNGVTFSTWSADNGLNWTPLEPLHVPHTGSGTDAVTLADGRQLLVFNDTAPPPERAHKGVRYPINLALSDDGITWRTVATLDVAPCPAGYAYPAVIQSRDGLVHITYTLNRDLIKHVVVDPSKLQ, translated from the coding sequence ATGACTTCGCTTCTTTCCGGCACCCCCTTCGGCTCCACGTCTGTGGCTACGAGCGTAAGCGAGTGGCTCGCCCGGCGCGCGCTCCACTCGCTCACGCTCGTTGCCACGATGGTTGTCGGCCTGACCGCTCCCGCCCTCCACGCTGCCGAGGACATCACGCCGATGGAAAACCTGCCGGACGCGCCGACCGTGGTAGCGGCCATTCGCACGCTGGGCGGTGACGCCACCTCGCGCGTGGTTTCCCTCAACGGCACCTGGTCCTTTCAACTCGCCCCCAACGACGACGCGGCCAACGCGCTGCGCAAATTCTACGAACCGGACTTCGATGCGACCGCCTTCCAGCCGATCGCGGTGCCGGGCTGCTGGACTTCCCTCGGCTTCGAGGAGCCGCACTACATCAACGGCACCAAGTCCGAGGGCTTTTATCGGCGCGCCTTCACCGCTCCTGCCGAGGCCGACGGGCGGCGCGTGCTCCTGCGTTTTGGCGGGGTGTGGCAATCGGCCGAGGTGTGGCTCAACGGCCAACTGTTGGGCCGCCACGACAGCGGTTTCACCGGCTTCGGTTTTGATGCCAGCAAGGTCCTGAAACCCGGCGCGCTCAACGAACTCGCGGTGCGCGTGCGCCAGCAGACGCCTTTGTTCAAACTCGACGCCAACGACGACTGGGGCATGCCCGGCATCTATCGCGACGTGTGGCTCGAGATCATGCCCAAGGAGTGGAACCTCGAGAGCGTCGAGACCGTGACCGATTTCGACGAGAGCTTCACCGATGCCACCCTGCAGGTGCGGGCCTTTGTGATGCGCAATGAGCGCGCCGATTTTTTTGCGCCGTCGCCGCCATTCGAAGTGCGCGCCATCCTGAGTCGCGACGGCCAGGTGGTGCAGACCGCCAACTTCACCGGCACCGTCACCGGCGCGCACAACAGTCGCGAAGTTTTGCTGGAGTTGCCCGTAAAAGCGCCGGCACCGTGGACCGCCGAAACGCCCAATCTCTACGACCTGCGCGTCGAAGTGCGGCGCGACGATGCCGTGGTGCACGCGTGGGAGGACCGCATCGGCTTCCGCGAAGTCACCATCGACGGCCCGGTGTTTAAGCTCAATGGCCAGCCCATCAAACTGCGCGGCGTGGCCCGTCACGATGAACACCCGGATGTCGGCCGCGCCACCCACCGCGAACATTGGTTGGAGGACATTCGCCTAATGAAGGCCGCCAACATCAATGCCGTGCGCACCTCCCACTATCCGCCGGCGGAAGGCTTCATCCGGCTGTGCGACGAGCTCGGCCTCTACGTGATCGAGGAGGTGCCGCTGGGCTTCGGCGGTGATCGCATGAGTGATCCGTCCTACGCCGAGGGGGCTTACCTGCGCATGCACGAAACGGTGACCCGCGATCGCAATCGGCCCTCCGTCCTCGTGTGGAGCCTGGGCAACGAAGATCCGTTTTCCGCGCTGCATCTCGCGGTGTTGCGCGCCCTCAAGGGCCTCGATCCGACGCGCCCGACCTTGCTGCCATTCCGCGCCGACGAATACCTGCCGCCCGAGGTTGATATCCTCGCGCCGCACTACTGGAAGGCCAAGCAATACGCCGCGTTCGCCGCGGTGGCGCAGCGCCCGGTGATCACGACGGAAGTCAGTCACGCTTTCGGCGCCGAGGACTTTGGCGAACACGATCTGCGCTGGGATGCGCTCACGCAGTTTCCCGCTGGCGCCGGTGCCATGATCTGGACCTGGGCCGACCAAGGACTGCGCCGCAAGGTCAATGGCCGCGAGGTGCTCGATCCCATGGCCGACAAAGCCAAGATGACCCGCGATGGCAGTGAACTGGTGCGTGAGGCCGACGCCGGTCCGGGCGAGATCTACGATTCGCACGGCAATCACGGCACCGACGGCATCGTCAACGCCGACCGTTCGCCGCAAATCGACTATTGGGAAACCCGATCCGCCTACGCGCCGGTGCGGGTGCTGGTGGACCACCTGCCGTGGACCGAAGGCCAGCCGACCGTGACGGTGCCCCTGCGCAACGACTACGATTTCACCAACCTGAGCGCGCTCACCGTGCATTGGTCGCTCTTTGCCGATGCCGACCTCGTGGCGCAGGGCAGTCTGCCGCTGCAAGCCGCGCCGCACGCGAAGACATCGATCACGGTGCCGACCGCACCGATCGCCGCCATCGACGTTGGCGCACTTTATCTGCAGCTGCGCTTCACGGACGCGGCGGGCCGCGATGTGGTCACGCGCAGTGTGCAACTCGGCGAGGTGCGCGCCCCGGCGATCAACCGGGCCGAAAGCCGTTTCGCGGTCGAAGAGGCGGACGGCAAACTCGCCATCGGCACGCGCGACGCGACCTATACCTTCGACCGGGCGACCGGCGCGCTGAGCGGCTTGCGGATCGGCGACGAGGCCTGGGTCGACGGTAGCGAGTTCCTGCTCTGGCGCAAAGCGACCTACTCCGAGCGCAACGTGCTCGATCGCCGCAAGGTGCAGCACGACTGGAACACCTTCCTGCAGGGCCTGCCGGCCACGGTCACGGCGTGGTCGGCCGAGAACCATGTCTCCACTTATGTGATACGCTCGACCGTCGACTATACCGCCGATGCGAACAATCACTTCACCGTCGACTACACCTGGACGCTGACCAATGAGGGTGTCCTCACGGTCGACTACGAAGTCTCCGCGCAAGCCGAGGTGGAGTGGTTGCTCGAACTCGGCATCGGGCTGCACCTCAAGGACCAGCCGCTCAGCGCCGAGTGGGTGGGGTGGGGCCCAGGCAAAAATCTGCCCAACCGCCACGGCTCGGCCCGCTTCGGGCAATGGAGCATGCCGGTCTTTAGCGGCGAGGCCCGTTCGACGCGCTCCGGCGTCGATTGGCTGAGGGTGCACGCCCAACGCAGCGCGCTGCTCGTGCAGGGCCTGCAGGCCTTCCGCTTCGACAATCGCGGCAAGGCCGGCGAGGGCTTCAACCTGCGCCTGCTGAACGATCTCGCCGGGGCTTGGGTGAAGGGCGGACCGCCCGAGCGCGCCGAATGGCGCCTGGACCTGACAGACGGGCAGGGCACTTTCCGCGGCTCACTCACGCTGGAGCCGGCGGTGAACGTGCCCTTCGCGGCGCCAGCCCATCCGGCGGTGCTGCGCAGCGAGATCATCAATCCCAATCCGCCGTATCCGGAATGTCATGCCAGCACGATTGTTGAACTGGCCGACGGCACCTTGGCGGCCTCCTGGTTTGGCGGCACCAAGGAGCGCAATCCCGACGTCGAGATTTGGTTTACCCGCTACGAGAACGGCGCCTGGCAACCCGCGCGCTCTGTCGCCACCGGCGTGCAAGCCGACGGCAGCGACCGGCAGCCGACCTGGAATCCGGTGCTCTTCGCGCCGGCCAACGCGCCCTTGCAGTTGTTCTACAAAGTGGGTCCGCATCCCTCCACGTGGTGGGGCGAGGTCATCACGTCGACCGACGGTGGTCTCAGCTGGAGCGCTCCCCGCCGTCTGCCGGATGGCATCATCGGTCCGGTGAAAAACAAACCCGTCATCGCGCCCGACGGGGCCTGGCTGTCGCCGACCAGCACCGAGGGCAACAAAGACGGTTGGCTGGTGCACTTCGAACGCTCGACCGACCACGGAGCCACGTGGACCATCGCCGGTCCGGTCGACAAGGGCGCCGACTTCGGCCTCGATGGTATTCAGCCCAGCATCCTCTTTCACCCCGACGGTCGCTTGCAGGCGGTGGGCCGCACGCGCAATGGCGTGACCTTCTCCACCTGGTCGGCGGACAACGGCCTGAATTGGACGCCGTTGGAGCCGCTGCACGTGCCGCACACCGGCTCGGGGACAGATGCGGTGACTCTGGCCGACGGTCGACAGTTGTTGGTCTTCAACGACACCGCGCCGCCCCCGGAACGCGCCCACAAGGGCGTGCGTTACCCGATCAACCTCGCGCTCTCGGATGACGGCATCACCTGGCGCACGGTCGCGACCCTCGACGTTGCGCCGTGCCCGGCGGGTTACGCTTATCCGGCGGTCATTCAATCGCGCGACGGGCTCGTGCACATCACCTACACCCTCAACCGCGACCTCATCAAACACGTGGTCGTCGACCCCTCGAAACTTCAATGA